A genomic segment from Colletotrichum higginsianum IMI 349063 chromosome 5, whole genome shotgun sequence encodes:
- a CDS encoding NADH-ubiquinone oxidoreductase 21 kDa subunit — protein sequence MATAQAQTYAPTKVVKSDYPLIDNDPHFKRVIGYARPSDYLHGAVAAAFGPAALLTLEKFAPSHVGKGGMAQAMRLAGAVGLAGGFLYFYQRSSLRFYGATENAREVEMDMKEMVAKVKAGEPLYGASRLTPHMQGVAARQSRYSALFMGVVPWFNFVNHNQHGVDTAKYYQQAERELEAERLQNSSS from the exons ATGGCTACTGCGCAAGCCCAGACGTACGCTCCGACCAAGGTCGTCAAGAGTGACTACCCG CTCATCGACAACGATCC TCACTTTAAGAGAGTTATTGGCTATGCCCGGCCTTCGGACTATCTCCACGGAGCCGTAGCTGCCGCCTTCGGTCCCGCAGCTCTCCTCACCCTCGAGAAGTTCGCTCCTTCCCATGTCGGCAAGGGAGGCATGGCCCAGGCCATGCGACTGGCTGGTGCCGTTGGCTTGGCTGGAGGCTTCCTCTACTTCTACCAACGCTCGAGCT TACGATTCTATGGGGCTACTGAAAACGCACGTGAGGTTGAAATGGATATGAAGGAGATGGTGGCAAAGGTCAAGGCTGGCGAGCCGCTTTACGGAGCGAGCAGGCTCACACCCCACATGCAAGGTGTCGCCGCGCGGCAGTCGAGGTATTCGGCCTTGTTCATGGGTGTCGTACCCTGGTTTAACTTTGTCAACCATAACCagcacggcgtcgacacGGCCAAATACTATCAGCAAGCTGAAAGAGAGCTTGAGGCTGAGCGTTTGCAGAATAGCAGCTCATGA
- a CDS encoding Endoglucanase: protein MLHPLHFGFLAFLTTSQFVGLTVADAGDVSLCGQSDWWNSTDVPYSFNNNAWGNDSSGYQCLSIHDGGRSFSVAYKWTGDASLVKGYPYMKAHPTRLPVQLWNVTQLQITGNWQTYVTGKEQASADEQARAFNDVSLYANVAVDMFLSDNRENSTMVGAPIEIMIWPWWTPTVKPLGWAESTPDKDTVTIDGTPFSLYHGWNDGGQHVFSWLARTNLTRTDADYGPLLQYIWKKGMLSGALWLGQLELGTEIKHAAGDMHFEASNYTLKVVRQGDPEDKTSTTSTTSATTSRTPTTTSALATATANSITTIPAPTSTNAGSPGLHVHTLCWCLWVAGIIL from the exons ATGTTACATCCACTACACTTCGGCTTTTTGGCCTTTTTGACCACCTCTCAGTTTGTTGGCTTGACAGTTGCAGATGCGGGTGATGTCAGCCTATGTGGCCAGTCCGACTGGTGGAACTCGACAGATGTCCCCTATTCAT TCAACAACAATGCATGGGGCAATGACAGTTCGGGTTACCAGTGTCTTTCCATCCATGACGGTGGCCGGAGCTTCAGCGTCGCCTACAAATGGACTGGGGACGCATCTCTTGTTAAGGGTTACCCTTACATGAAGGCGCATCCCACCAGGCTGCCCGTCCAGCTTTGGAATGTCACGCAACTGCAGATCACTGGGAACTGGCAGACTTATGTCACTGGCAAGGAACAGGCCAGTGCCGACGAGCAGGCCAGAGCCTTCAATGACGTCTCGCTCTATGCCAATGTCGCTGTCGATATGTTCTTGTCCGATAATCGAGAAAACTCCACCATGGTCGGCGCTCCTATTGAGATTATGATATGGCCATGGTGGACCCCGACTGTGAAGCCTCTGGGTTGGGCCGAGTCAACTCCCGACAAAGATACCGTCACTATCGACGGCACGCCATTCTCCCTGTACCATGGCTGGAACGATGGCGGACAGCACGTCTTTTCCTGGCTGGCCCGTACCAACCTCACCCGAACGGATGCTGACTACGGCCCCTTGCTCCAGTACATCTGGAAGAAGGGTATGCTGTCCGGTGCCTTGTGGCTAGGACAGCTGGAACTGGGAACTGAAATCAagcatgctgctggcgacATGCATTTCGAAGCCAGCAACTATACCCTGAAAGTTGTACGACAGGGCGATCCGGAAGACAAGACGTCCaccacctcgacgacgtcggccacCACTAGCAGaacacccaccaccacatcAGCCCTAGCAACTGCCACTGCCAACAGCATCACCACAATTCCAGCTCCAACAAGCACAAATGCAGGGTCACCTGGGCTGCATGTACACACATTGTGTTGGTGCCTTTGGGTTGCTGGTATAATCTTATAA